The following are from one region of the Eubacterium sp. MSJ-33 genome:
- the gatA gene encoding Asp-tRNA(Asn)/Glu-tRNA(Gln) amidotransferase subunit GatA translates to MSKDLLKLTAVELGKKIKDKEVTVVEATKACLERIKALDETYNCFVTVDEAGALAQAETIQAKIDNGELIGPLAGVPVAIKDNMCINGMLTSCSSKILSNFVPTYTATAVEKLQEAGAVIIGKTNMDEFAMGSTTETSFYGVTRNPWDTDKVPGGSSGGSAAAVAAEEVPYALGSDTGGSIRQPAAFCGVTGIKPTYGRVSRYGLIAYGSSLDQIGPLAKDVTDCATILEAICKHDDKDSTSYAQAEDDFTSALVDDVKGMKIGIPRDYFAEGIDEDVKTAVLAAAKKLEEKGAIVEEFDLGMVEYAIPAYYIIASAEASSNLERFDGVKYGYRTAEYRDLHNMYKKTRSEGFGAEVKRRIMLGSFVLSSGYYDAYYVKALKTKALIKKAFDEAFAKYDVILGPVAPTTALKMGESLSDPIKMYLGDIYTVSVNLAGLPGISLPCGQDKDGMPVGMQLLGQTFDEKSIIRAAYAFECTKTYKRPDALGTVEAERGLA, encoded by the coding sequence ATGAGTAAAGATTTATTGAAATTAACCGCCGTTGAACTCGGCAAGAAAATAAAAGACAAAGAAGTGACCGTCGTAGAGGCAACAAAGGCGTGTCTGGAGCGAATCAAAGCATTAGACGAGACATATAACTGTTTCGTCACTGTGGATGAGGCAGGTGCACTGGCACAGGCGGAAACAATTCAGGCAAAGATTGACAATGGAGAGCTTATTGGACCGCTGGCTGGTGTTCCGGTTGCCATCAAGGATAACATGTGTATCAATGGCATGCTTACAAGCTGTTCTTCAAAGATTCTGAGTAATTTCGTTCCGACTTATACAGCAACTGCCGTTGAGAAATTGCAGGAGGCAGGCGCGGTTATCATCGGAAAGACAAACATGGATGAGTTTGCTATGGGAAGTACAACTGAGACTTCTTTCTATGGCGTGACAAGAAATCCGTGGGATACAGACAAGGTACCGGGCGGTTCTTCCGGTGGTTCTGCGGCAGCTGTTGCAGCAGAGGAAGTTCCGTATGCACTTGGTTCTGATACAGGTGGAAGTATCCGTCAGCCGGCCGCATTCTGCGGTGTGACAGGTATCAAGCCGACATACGGAAGAGTGTCCCGTTATGGTTTGATTGCGTATGGTTCATCGCTTGATCAGATTGGACCACTCGCCAAGGATGTAACAGACTGTGCAACGATCCTCGAAGCCATCTGTAAGCATGATGACAAGGATTCCACTTCCTATGCACAGGCAGAGGATGATTTCACATCTGCATTAGTGGACGATGTAAAGGGCATGAAGATCGGTATTCCAAGAGATTATTTTGCAGAGGGTATCGACGAGGATGTCAAGACTGCCGTGCTTGCAGCTGCAAAGAAGCTTGAGGAAAAAGGTGCGATCGTAGAAGAGTTCGACCTTGGTATGGTAGAATATGCGATTCCTGCTTATTATATCATTGCATCCGCAGAGGCATCTTCGAACTTAGAGCGTTTCGATGGTGTCAAATATGGTTATCGTACCGCAGAGTACCGTGATCTTCACAATATGTATAAGAAGACTCGTTCCGAAGGCTTTGGTGCAGAGGTAAAACGTCGTATTATGCTTGGTTCTTTCGTCCTTAGCTCCGGTTATTATGATGCGTATTATGTAAAGGCTCTTAAAACAAAGGCACTGATCAAGAAAGCGTTCGATGAAGCATTTGCAAAATACGATGTAATCTTAGGACCGGTTGCACCGACGACAGCACTGAAGATGGGAGAATCTCTAAGTGATCCGATCAAGATGTACCTGGGAGATATTTATACAGTATCCGTAAATCTTGCCGGTCTGCCGGGTATTTCCCTTCCATGCGGACAGGATAAGGATGGTATGCCGGTCGGCATGCAGCTGCTCGGACAGACATTTGATGAGAAATCAATCATCCGTGCAGCATACGCATTTGAATGTACAAAGACTTATAAGCGTCCGGATGCTCTTGGCACCGTGGAAGCGGAAAGGGGGCTTGCATAA
- the gatB gene encoding Asp-tRNA(Asn)/Glu-tRNA(Gln) amidotransferase subunit GatB — protein sequence MSKTYETVIGLEVHVELATKTKIFCGCSTAFGGAPNTHTCPVCTGMPGSLPVLNKAVVEKAVAVGLATNCTITQNCKFDRKNYFYPDNPQNYQISQLYYPICRNGKVEIEVDGNKKYVRIHEIHMEEDAGKLVHDPYTDSSLVDYNRSGVPLIEIVSEPDMRSAEEVIAYLEKLRLIIQYLGASDCKLNEGSMRADVNLSVREVGAEEFGTRTEMKNLNSFKAIARAIENEKERQIDLIESGEKVIQETRRWDDTKEYSYAMRSKEDAQDYRYFPDPDLVPVMISDEWMEEIRSRQPELRDEKRIRYKEEYDIPDYDIDILTNSKKLADIFEEAIALGAAPKKVSNWLMVETMRLMKEASIDADDLKFSAKNLAAIIKMVDDKVINGTVAKEVFEKVFAEDVDPEAYVEEHGLKTVNDEGALRTVILDVIEKNPKSVADFKGGKEKAIGALVGQTMKAMQGKADPSEVNRILREELSK from the coding sequence ATGAGTAAAACATATGAGACAGTCATTGGTCTGGAGGTTCACGTAGAGCTTGCCACGAAGACAAAGATTTTCTGTGGATGTTCGACTGCATTTGGCGGTGCACCGAATACACATACCTGTCCGGTTTGTACCGGCATGCCGGGATCCCTTCCGGTGCTCAATAAGGCGGTTGTTGAGAAGGCAGTCGCTGTTGGTCTTGCAACGAATTGTACGATCACACAGAACTGCAAGTTTGACCGTAAGAATTACTTCTATCCGGATAACCCGCAGAACTACCAGATTTCGCAGCTTTATTATCCAATCTGCAGAAATGGTAAGGTAGAAATCGAGGTTGATGGAAATAAGAAATATGTCCGCATTCATGAGATTCATATGGAGGAGGATGCAGGTAAGCTGGTGCATGATCCGTATACGGACAGCTCACTGGTTGATTACAACCGTTCGGGTGTGCCTCTGATCGAGATCGTATCCGAGCCGGATATGCGTTCCGCAGAGGAAGTCATTGCTTACCTTGAGAAATTGAGACTGATCATCCAGTATCTTGGAGCTTCGGATTGTAAGCTGAACGAAGGTTCCATGCGTGCCGATGTCAACCTGTCTGTCCGCGAAGTGGGTGCAGAAGAGTTCGGTACTAGAACCGAGATGAAGAACCTGAATTCCTTCAAGGCGATTGCAAGAGCAATCGAGAACGAGAAGGAACGTCAGATTGATCTGATCGAGTCCGGTGAGAAGGTTATTCAGGAGACGAGAAGATGGGATGATACAAAGGAGTATTCCTATGCGATGCGTTCAAAAGAGGATGCACAGGATTATCGTTACTTCCCGGATCCGGATCTGGTGCCGGTTATGATCAGCGATGAATGGATGGAAGAGATCCGCAGTCGTCAGCCGGAGTTACGTGATGAGAAGCGTATCCGTTATAAGGAAGAGTATGATATTCCGGATTATGATATTGACATTCTCACCAATTCCAAGAAACTGGCAGATATCTTTGAGGAGGCGATTGCACTTGGCGCAGCACCAAAGAAGGTATCGAACTGGCTGATGGTTGAGACGATGCGTCTGATGAAGGAAGCATCCATCGATGCCGACGACTTAAAATTCTCAGCGAAGAATCTTGCAGCTATCATCAAGATGGTCGATGACAAAGTTATCAATGGTACGGTCGCAAAGGAAGTGTTCGAGAAGGTATTTGCAGAGGATGTCGATCCGGAAGCTTATGTCGAGGAACACGGCTTGAAGACCGTCAACGATGAGGGCGCACTTCGTACCGTCATCTTAGATGTCATCGAGAAGAATCCGAAGTCTGTCGCAGACTTCAAGGGCGGTAAAGAGAAAGCCATCGGTGCACTTGTCGGACAGACGATGAAGGCGATGCAGGGTAAGGCGGATCCATCTGAGGTTAACCGTATTCTGCGCGAAGAATTAAGTAAATAA
- a CDS encoding MerR family transcriptional regulator: MKKEGYYSTGEFMKQANITKKTIRYYDEKDILKPSFVSDSGARYYTEKDLAKLQQILLLKYLGFSLSDIREMQVDDADKHFIVNSLNIQQKLVEDRIEQLQLVSNTIREATEDLQADREVDWTKLFELIQVTDLEGILKKQYKDASNIMARINLHKQYSVNPQGWFPWIYEQMEVKAGQKILELGCGAGDIWVENTDRLPPDVTITVTDISEGMLRDARREIGREDAAFSYELCECEQIPFAGDTFDLVIANHVLFYCEDIEKACREIRRVLKPGGMLVAGTYGSDHMKEISQLVLEFDTRIILAAENLYDRFGKENGVEMLERVFKHVEWRQYEDAIEIDDAEPLISYVLSCHGNQSQYIAHKYKEFRAFMKKKTAGGFHITKDAGIFIAKK; the protein is encoded by the coding sequence ATGAAAAAAGAAGGATATTACTCGACAGGCGAGTTTATGAAACAAGCGAATATTACGAAGAAAACCATACGGTATTATGACGAGAAGGATATCCTGAAACCTTCCTTTGTCAGTGATTCCGGCGCCCGTTACTACACGGAGAAGGATCTCGCAAAGCTCCAGCAGATTCTACTGCTCAAATATCTTGGATTCTCGCTGAGCGATATCAGGGAGATGCAGGTAGATGATGCGGATAAGCATTTTATCGTGAATTCTTTGAATATCCAGCAGAAGCTGGTCGAAGATCGTATTGAGCAATTACAACTGGTGTCTAATACAATCCGTGAGGCAACAGAAGATCTGCAGGCTGACCGGGAAGTGGATTGGACAAAGCTTTTTGAATTGATTCAGGTGACAGATCTGGAGGGGATTTTGAAGAAGCAATATAAGGACGCATCGAATATTATGGCGCGGATTAATCTGCACAAACAGTATTCGGTCAATCCGCAAGGCTGGTTTCCATGGATTTATGAGCAGATGGAAGTGAAAGCCGGGCAGAAGATTCTAGAGCTTGGTTGTGGGGCGGGCGATATCTGGGTCGAAAATACAGACAGACTGCCTCCGGATGTAACCATTACGGTTACAGATATTTCGGAGGGGATGCTGCGTGATGCGAGACGTGAAATCGGCAGGGAAGATGCTGCTTTTTCTTATGAGTTATGTGAATGTGAACAGATCCCGTTTGCGGGTGATACGTTTGATCTGGTTATTGCAAATCACGTATTGTTTTATTGTGAAGATATAGAAAAAGCATGCAGGGAAATCAGACGTGTTTTAAAACCGGGAGGTATGCTTGTTGCAGGAACCTATGGCTCTGACCATATGAAAGAAATCAGTCAGCTTGTATTGGAGTTTGATACGAGAATCATACTTGCGGCGGAGAATCTGTATGACCGTTTTGGAAAAGAAAATGGAGTGGAGATGCTTGAACGCGTATTTAAACATGTAGAATGGAGACAGTATGAAGATGCAATCGAGATTGATGATGCAGAACCTTTGATCTCTTATGTTCTATCATGTCATGGAAATCAGAGTCAGTACATCGCGCATAAATACAAGGAATTTCGTGCATTTATGAAGAAGAAAACTGCTGGTGGATTTCATATTACCAAGGATGCGGGAATATTTATTGCAAAAAAATGA
- the rfbB gene encoding dTDP-glucose 4,6-dehydratase: MRTYLVTGGAGFIGSNYIHYMFKKYDNEIRIINVDVLTYAGNLENLKDIENRENYTFVKADICDKEAIAKIFAENDIDRVVHFAAESHVDRSIKHPEVFVQTNVLGTAVMLNCAKAAWELPDGTFKEGKKFLHVSTDEVYGSLPDDENAFFYETSPYEPHSPYSASKASSDMLVKAYMDTYKFPANITNCSNNYGPYQFPEKLIPLIINNALQGKKLPVYGDGKNVRDWLFVEDHAKAIDMVQEQGRLFETYNVGGHNEKQNIEIINIIIDTLQEMLPADDPRRALVSKDLITYVEDRKGHDRRYAIAPDKIKAEIGWYPETDFATGIKKTIAWFFEHEDWMKNVTSGDYQKYYEDMYANR; encoded by the coding sequence ATGAGAACGTATTTGGTAACAGGTGGTGCCGGCTTTATCGGTTCCAATTATATTCACTACATGTTTAAGAAGTATGACAACGAGATTCGCATTATCAATGTTGATGTGTTGACATATGCAGGCAATCTGGAGAATCTGAAAGATATTGAGAACCGCGAGAATTATACCTTTGTGAAAGCAGATATCTGCGACAAGGAAGCAATCGCGAAGATTTTTGCAGAGAATGATATCGACCGTGTCGTACATTTTGCAGCGGAGTCTCATGTAGACAGAAGTATCAAGCATCCGGAAGTGTTTGTACAGACAAATGTACTTGGTACAGCCGTTATGCTGAACTGTGCAAAGGCCGCATGGGAGCTGCCGGATGGTACATTTAAGGAAGGAAAGAAGTTCCTGCACGTATCAACGGACGAGGTGTATGGTTCTCTTCCGGACGATGAGAACGCATTCTTCTATGAGACATCACCATATGAGCCGCACAGCCCATATTCCGCAAGTAAGGCAAGCTCAGATATGCTCGTAAAGGCATATATGGATACGTATAAGTTCCCTGCCAATATTACGAACTGCAGTAATAACTATGGACCTTATCAGTTCCCGGAGAAGCTGATTCCGCTGATTATAAACAATGCATTGCAGGGAAAGAAGCTTCCAGTTTACGGCGATGGCAAGAATGTGCGTGACTGGCTGTTTGTAGAGGATCATGCAAAGGCAATCGATATGGTTCAGGAGCAGGGACGTCTGTTCGAGACATACAATGTTGGCGGACACAACGAGAAGCAGAATATTGAGATTATCAATATTATTATTGACACATTGCAGGAGATGCTTCCGGCGGATGATCCGAGACGTGCACTTGTATCGAAGGATTTGATCACTTATGTGGAAGACCGTAAGGGTCACGACAGAAGATATGCAATTGCACCGGATAAGATTAAAGCAGAAATCGGCTGGTATCCGGAGACAGATTTTGCAACAGGAATCAAGAAGACAATCGCATGGTTCTTCGAGCATGAGGATTGGATGAAGAATGTGACAAGCGGCGATTATCAGAAGTATTACGAGGACATGTACGCAAATAGATAA
- the rfbA gene encoding glucose-1-phosphate thymidylyltransferase RfbA has protein sequence MKGIILAGGSGTRLYPLTKAVSKQIMPVYDKPMIYYPLSTLMLAGIREVLIISTPRDLPVFEELFGTGEQLGMQFTYAVQEQPRGLADAFIIGADFIGSDSVALVLGDNIFYGQSFSKVLKHAAERKKGATIFGYYVKDPREYGVVEFDENGKALSIEEKPEHPKSNYAVPGLYFYDNRVVDIAKNVKPSARGEIEITSINNEYLRMGDLMVETLGRGFAWLDTGNHDMLLDAADFVAAFQKRQGMYISCIEEIAYRRGFISREQLLKLAEPLMKTAYGQYLVDVANGL, from the coding sequence ATGAAGGGAATTATTTTAGCGGGTGGTTCAGGAACAAGATTATATCCACTTACCAAAGCAGTATCCAAGCAGATCATGCCGGTGTATGATAAACCGATGATTTATTATCCGTTATCGACATTGATGCTTGCGGGTATTCGGGAAGTGCTGATCATCTCGACACCGCGTGATCTTCCGGTGTTTGAGGAATTATTTGGTACAGGTGAGCAGCTTGGAATGCAGTTTACTTATGCCGTACAGGAACAGCCGAGAGGACTTGCGGATGCATTTATTATCGGTGCAGACTTTATTGGATCGGACAGTGTGGCATTGGTACTTGGCGATAATATCTTCTATGGACAGAGCTTTTCGAAGGTATTAAAGCATGCGGCTGAACGCAAAAAAGGAGCAACTATTTTCGGTTACTACGTAAAAGATCCAAGGGAGTATGGTGTGGTAGAATTCGATGAGAATGGAAAGGCACTTTCCATTGAAGAAAAACCAGAACATCCAAAGTCAAATTATGCTGTGCCGGGACTTTATTTCTATGATAACCGAGTGGTAGACATTGCAAAGAATGTGAAACCGTCAGCGCGAGGCGAAATCGAGATTACTTCCATTAATAATGAATATCTGCGTATGGGAGATTTGATGGTTGAGACGCTGGGACGCGGGTTTGCATGGCTGGATACCGGCAATCATGATATGCTGCTCGATGCGGCAGATTTTGTAGCTGCGTTCCAGAAGCGGCAGGGTATGTATATTTCATGTATCGAGGAGATTGCATACAGACGTGGATTTATTTCACGGGAACAGCTGTTGAAGCTGGCAGAACCATTGATGAAGACTGCATATGGCCAGTATCTGGTAGATGTTGCAAACGGCTTATAA